The following are encoded together in the Adhaeribacter arboris genome:
- a CDS encoding helix-turn-helix domain-containing protein, giving the protein MNTYKIIENDAEYEAALARIDIIFDAKPNTDEEKELKLLVLLVREYESEKYPIPNPDPIEAIKTRMADLGLKDKDLISYIGDKTAVSRILNRHRDLTIEMARKLHQGLGIPAEILLAEPVH; this is encoded by the coding sequence ATGAATACATATAAAATTATTGAGAACGATGCGGAATACGAAGCTGCTCTCGCTAGAATAGACATAATTTTTGATGCGAAACCAAACACCGATGAAGAAAAAGAACTAAAATTATTGGTGTTGCTGGTGCGGGAATACGAATCAGAAAAATATCCCATACCCAATCCGGACCCTATTGAGGCTATAAAAACAAGAATGGCAGATCTGGGATTAAAAGACAAAGATTTAATATCCTATATTGGCGATAAAACGGCGGTTTCCCGCATCTTAAACCGGCACCGCGATTTAACCATAGAAATGGCCCGAAAATTACATCAAGGCCTAGGTATACCAGCCGAAATCTTGTTAGCGGAACCCGTACATTAA
- a CDS encoding Abi family protein, translating into MPRPPGDEAKALRHYQCNIQISEALYPVLSTLEVALRNAVNRELIHKFGVSDWYSHFSTTPGLAKLNKDITGAQQQITRRNELVTPPKVVAELTLGFWVRLFNAEFERTLWKDLRRVFPNLPKVQKQRKNVSAPLNNFRNLRNRVFHNEPICWRFTHLQQAHQEMRTVLGWINKDLPSWLQPIDRFDSVLQDVINKLK; encoded by the coding sequence TTGCCGCGCCCCCCCGGCGACGAAGCAAAAGCCTTACGGCATTACCAATGTAATATTCAGATTTCGGAGGCATTATACCCCGTGTTGTCTACTTTAGAAGTAGCTTTACGGAATGCGGTAAACCGGGAGTTGATACATAAATTTGGCGTTTCCGATTGGTACAGTCATTTTTCAACTACTCCGGGCTTAGCCAAATTGAATAAAGATATTACGGGAGCACAGCAACAAATTACCCGTCGGAACGAATTAGTTACTCCACCCAAAGTAGTAGCCGAGCTAACCTTAGGCTTTTGGGTGCGTCTATTTAATGCCGAGTTCGAACGAACCCTCTGGAAAGATTTACGCCGGGTTTTCCCTAATTTACCCAAGGTACAAAAACAGCGAAAAAACGTATCCGCTCCTCTAAATAACTTCCGCAATCTGCGTAACCGCGTTTTCCATAACGAGCCTATTTGCTGGCGCTTTACCCACTTACAGCAAGCTCACCAAGAAATGCGCACCGTATTAGGTTGGATTAATAAAGACTTACCTAGTTGGCTACAACCTATAGACAGGTTTGATTCTGTTTTGCAGGATGTAATAAATAAGTTAAAATAA
- a CDS encoding aldo/keto reductase, which yields MLRRNISPPSGKRINDRPTALSGPAKQVTSQTSSLLTGKFRPEAHFSPTDHRHFNRNGEAFDQGETFSGLDYNTGLEAVAEIKKLFPGQENLAPVALRWILLHEDVSCIIPGASQPSQLTSNPQALEVPDLTPEQREGVKVIYEAKIKPLVHDRW from the coding sequence GTGTTACGCCGTAACATTTCGCCGCCCAGCGGGAAAAGGATAAACGACCGCCCGACTGCCCTGTCGGGGCCGGCAAAACAGGTTACTTCTCAAACTAGTAGCCTGCTCACCGGTAAGTTCCGTCCGGAAGCGCACTTCTCGCCCACTGACCACCGCCACTTTAACCGCAACGGCGAAGCCTTCGACCAAGGCGAAACCTTCTCGGGCCTCGATTATAATACTGGCCTGGAAGCAGTAGCGGAAATTAAAAAATTGTTTCCGGGCCAGGAAAATTTAGCCCCTGTAGCCCTGCGTTGGATATTGTTGCACGAGGACGTCAGCTGCATTATACCGGGCGCCTCCCAACCCAGCCAGCTTACCTCAAACCCGCAAGCCCTGGAAGTACCCGACCTCACGCCGGAGCAACGGGAAGGCGTAAAAGTCATTTACGAAGCTAAGATTAAGCCGCTGGTGCATGATCGGTGGTAA
- the pxpB gene encoding 5-oxoprolinase subunit PxpB, whose amino-acid sequence MENPMVPGEMPAINFYPLGDAALVLEFGDHINRLIHGYIQAFTTYLDQHPFPGLVEYVPAFTTLTVYYDPWVVSQQGLQNPYHTVAAYLTEMRAHVKVNPEEPAPKAVEIPVCYGGKYGPDLEYVANLHGLKPKEVIALHTQTTYLVYMIGFAPGFPYLGGMAPEIAAPRKDKPRAKVPAGSVGIAGKQTGVYPIQSPGGWQLIGRTPLLLFNPHRDQPSLLQAGDVIRFVAITEKQFEKKKAVANGH is encoded by the coding sequence ATGGAAAACCCGATGGTACCAGGAGAAATGCCGGCAATAAACTTTTATCCTTTGGGAGATGCGGCGCTTGTTCTGGAATTTGGCGATCACATTAACCGATTAATTCACGGGTATATTCAGGCGTTTACTACTTACCTGGACCAGCATCCTTTTCCGGGCCTGGTGGAATACGTGCCGGCCTTTACTACTTTAACCGTTTATTACGATCCATGGGTAGTTAGCCAACAAGGGCTCCAAAATCCTTACCACACCGTTGCGGCTTATTTAACGGAAATGCGGGCACACGTAAAAGTTAATCCGGAGGAACCAGCCCCCAAAGCAGTAGAGATTCCGGTGTGTTACGGCGGCAAATATGGTCCCGATCTGGAATATGTGGCCAACTTACACGGCCTAAAACCCAAAGAAGTTATTGCCCTGCATACCCAAACGACTTACCTGGTGTACATGATTGGTTTTGCGCCCGGCTTTCCGTACCTGGGGGGCATGGCGCCCGAAATAGCGGCGCCCCGCAAAGACAAGCCCCGGGCCAAGGTGCCGGCAGGTTCGGTGGGTATTGCGGGTAAACAAACCGGCGTGTATCCTATTCAAAGTCCGGGTGGTTGGCAATTAATTGGCCGGACACCCCTATTGCTGTTTAATCCGCACCGCGACCAGCCCAGCTTATTGCAGGCCGGCGATGTGATCCGGTTTGTGGCTATTACCGAAAAGCAATTCGAGAAAAAAAAGGCCGTGGCAAATGGGCATTAA
- the pxpA gene encoding 5-oxoprolinase subunit PxpA, with protein sequence MSQTLSVDLNCDMGESFGAYQLGNDEAILPFVSSVNIACGFHAGDPAVMKKTVNVALQQEVAIGAHPGLPDLGGFGRREVAVTPEEVYDMVIYQVGALAGFIKAAGGTLHHVKPHGALYNMAAVNLPLAQAIAEAIYRVNPEVFLYGLAGSALVQAGQNIGLQTANEVFADRTYQANGTLTSRRQPDALITDEQQALNQVVQMVKDNTVRVQDGSIIPIKADTICIHGDGKHAVTFARKINETLQQENIAIRAANSSRIA encoded by the coding sequence ATGAGCCAAACTTTATCCGTGGATTTAAACTGTGATATGGGAGAAAGCTTTGGCGCCTACCAACTCGGTAACGACGAAGCTATTTTACCCTTTGTGAGTTCCGTAAATATTGCCTGCGGATTTCATGCCGGCGACCCGGCTGTAATGAAGAAAACCGTAAACGTAGCGTTGCAGCAAGAGGTAGCCATTGGTGCCCACCCGGGCTTACCGGATTTAGGAGGGTTTGGACGCCGTGAAGTAGCCGTTACCCCCGAAGAAGTGTACGACATGGTGATTTACCAGGTAGGGGCCTTGGCGGGGTTCATAAAAGCCGCCGGAGGCACCTTGCACCACGTAAAACCCCACGGCGCTCTTTACAACATGGCGGCCGTAAATCTGCCTCTAGCCCAAGCTATTGCCGAAGCCATTTATAGAGTTAACCCAGAAGTTTTTTTATACGGTTTAGCCGGAAGCGCCCTAGTGCAAGCCGGACAAAACATTGGTTTGCAAACGGCTAACGAAGTTTTCGCCGACCGAACGTACCAAGCAAATGGAACCTTAACGTCGCGGCGACAACCCGATGCGCTTATTACCGATGAACAACAGGCTTTAAATCAGGTAGTGCAAATGGTGAAAGATAATACCGTCCGGGTGCAGGATGGCAGCATTATTCCGATTAAAGCCGATACCATTTGCATTCACGGAGATGGAAAGCACGCCGTAACTTTTGCCCGAAAGATTAACGAAACGCTGCAACAGGAGAATATAGCTATTCGGGCGGCCAACAGCAGTAGAATTGCATGA
- a CDS encoding NRAMP family divalent metal transporter has product MKPASNWSVLLGAAFLMATSAVGPGFLTQTTVFTQSLGASFGFVILASIIIDIGVQLNIWRVIAVAEKRAQDIANAVLPGLGTFISLLIVVGGLAFNIGNVAGAGLGLQVLLGISAEWGAILSAGLAIGIFLGKEAGKVMDLFAQILGILMILLILYVVLTAHPPVEEAFVKSFAPDKFDLTAIITLVGGTVGGYITFAGGHRLLDAGLKGTAALSQVKISAISGITVASLIRILLFLASLGVVTQGLLIDATNPPASVFALAAGNFGYKLFGVVMFAAAITSVIGSAYTSVSFIKSFHPVVPRHENKVIIGFIVVSTFIFISIGKPVTLLILAGALNGFILPITLSTILMAAYRKNVVGTYRQPIWLTIFGILIVIVMAGMSLYVFWSQWQNLLQD; this is encoded by the coding sequence ATGAAGCCGGCAAGTAATTGGAGCGTGCTCCTGGGAGCGGCTTTTTTAATGGCAACCTCGGCGGTAGGACCTGGTTTTTTAACCCAAACCACGGTTTTTACCCAATCTCTGGGCGCTAGTTTTGGTTTTGTTATTTTGGCCTCCATCATTATCGATATTGGCGTACAATTAAATATTTGGCGCGTGATTGCGGTTGCGGAAAAGCGAGCGCAGGATATTGCCAATGCCGTGTTACCGGGTTTGGGTACTTTTATTTCTCTTTTAATTGTGGTGGGTGGACTGGCTTTTAACATCGGGAATGTAGCCGGCGCTGGTTTGGGATTACAGGTGTTACTCGGCATTTCGGCAGAATGGGGAGCAATTTTATCGGCGGGTTTGGCTATCGGTATTTTCCTGGGGAAAGAAGCAGGTAAAGTCATGGACCTGTTTGCTCAAATTCTAGGCATACTGATGATTCTTTTAATCTTGTACGTAGTTCTTACGGCACATCCGCCCGTTGAGGAAGCCTTCGTGAAATCCTTTGCTCCCGATAAATTTGATTTAACGGCTATTATTACCTTAGTAGGAGGAACGGTAGGGGGCTATATTACTTTTGCGGGCGGGCATCGGTTATTAGATGCCGGTTTAAAAGGAACAGCTGCTTTATCCCAGGTTAAAATCAGTGCCATCTCGGGAATAACCGTTGCTTCTCTTATCCGGATTTTATTGTTTTTAGCTTCTCTGGGCGTGGTTACGCAAGGTTTGCTCATTGATGCAACTAATCCGCCCGCCTCGGTTTTTGCCTTGGCCGCCGGAAATTTCGGGTATAAGCTTTTTGGAGTGGTCATGTTTGCGGCCGCTATTACTTCGGTTATTGGTTCGGCTTATACCTCGGTTTCCTTTATTAAATCTTTTCACCCGGTCGTTCCCCGGCACGAAAACAAAGTTATTATCGGCTTTATTGTGGTCTCCACGTTTATTTTTATTTCGATTGGCAAACCCGTAACCCTGTTGATTTTGGCTGGCGCCCTGAACGGTTTTATTTTACCAATTACTTTAAGTACTATTTTAATGGCGGCCTACCGGAAAAATGTAGTAGGTACTTACCGCCAGCCAATTTGGCTCACTATTTTCGGAATTTTAATAGTTATTGTAATGGCCGGAATGAGCCTCTACGTTTTCTGGAGCCAATGGCAAAACTTATTGCAGGATTGA
- a CDS encoding nuclear transport factor 2 family protein, which translates to MKYFAVLLFLIGATAPLRAQTKSSPDVAADKKAVEAAVQTLFDSMRASDTTRARSVMAPNLRIIILSKNPEGVTATRETSGKQFLGMLASRPAQTLDERSWNGQVQLDGDLASYWCEYAFFNAEKFSHCGVDVFQLYRSPQGWKIVNLAYTMRRENCNLKAIPPK; encoded by the coding sequence ATGAAATATTTCGCCGTTCTTTTATTTCTGATTGGGGCAACTGCTCCTCTGCGGGCACAAACAAAATCAAGCCCGGATGTAGCCGCCGATAAAAAAGCAGTAGAAGCGGCCGTTCAAACCTTATTTGATAGCATGCGGGCCAGTGATACCACGCGGGCTCGCTCGGTAATGGCTCCTAATCTGCGCATTATTATTCTCTCGAAAAATCCGGAGGGAGTTACCGCCACCCGCGAAACCTCTGGCAAACAATTTTTAGGCATGCTCGCGTCGCGGCCCGCCCAAACCCTCGACGAGCGTTCCTGGAACGGCCAGGTACAACTCGATGGCGACCTGGCTTCGTACTGGTGCGAGTACGCATTTTTTAACGCCGAAAAATTTAGCCATTGCGGTGTCGACGTGTTTCAGCTGTATCGTTCGCCCCAAGGCTGGAAAATTGTAAACCTAGCCTACACCATGCGCCGCGAAAATTGCAATTTAAAAGCTATTCCGCCGAAGTAA
- a CDS encoding phosphatase PAP2 family protein: MGHATTSNSVATVLAYLFPDDAAYFMKKAQECAEPRFKGGIHFRTDNTVGLDLGSKVGNAVVMRAKTNGADRANQP, from the coding sequence TTGGGCCATGCTACCACCAGTAATTCAGTAGCCACCGTGTTAGCTTATTTGTTTCCGGATGATGCCGCTTACTTTATGAAAAAAGCCCAGGAATGCGCGGAACCGCGTTTTAAAGGTGGAATTCATTTCCGGACAGATAATACTGTTGGCCTTGATTTAGGAAGCAAAGTGGGAAATGCCGTGGTAATGCGGGCTAAAACCAACGGCGCTGACCGGGCGAACCAGCCGTAA
- a CDS encoding metallophosphoesterase family protein: MSNRRQFLEKTIKGVTGLTLLPAVNTFAENSSAGLFTQKGKFKLRFAVASDGHYAQPKTESDVFYADLIKWLTKDHQQNHLDFVIVNGDLVHDRPDLLKTVKTKYLDTLPCSFYALPGNHDFADAAIWKSVFGYEDNYSFEKGDIGFVLANTATPKGEYVCPNNTFLKNALDAFKTKSIVFVVLHIAPHQWLPEDDKTFLNCPETLRLLHAYPNIKAVFHGHDHSLDNVRYTDKLPHFFDSHFGGNWGTAYKGYRIVEINQANQIYTYQVNASQNPTLNANKI; the protein is encoded by the coding sequence ATGAGTAACCGCCGACAATTTCTGGAAAAAACTATTAAGGGAGTAACGGGACTTACTTTACTACCTGCCGTAAACACCTTTGCGGAAAATTCTTCTGCTGGTTTATTTACTCAAAAAGGAAAGTTTAAACTTCGTTTTGCCGTTGCTTCGGATGGGCATTACGCACAGCCTAAAACGGAATCGGACGTGTTTTACGCGGATTTGATTAAATGGCTAACGAAAGACCACCAGCAAAACCACCTGGATTTTGTAATTGTAAACGGCGATCTGGTGCATGACCGTCCGGATTTATTAAAAACAGTAAAAACAAAATACCTGGATACCTTACCTTGCTCTTTTTATGCCCTACCCGGTAACCACGACTTTGCCGATGCAGCTATATGGAAAAGTGTTTTTGGTTACGAAGATAATTACTCGTTTGAGAAGGGCGATATTGGTTTTGTCCTGGCGAATACCGCCACCCCAAAAGGCGAATATGTATGTCCAAATAATACTTTCCTGAAAAATGCCCTTGATGCTTTTAAAACCAAGAGCATTGTATTTGTGGTGTTGCACATTGCTCCCCACCAATGGCTGCCGGAAGACGATAAAACATTTTTAAATTGTCCGGAAACCTTGCGCCTGTTGCACGCTTACCCCAATATTAAAGCAGTATTTCATGGCCACGACCATTCGTTGGATAATGTGCGGTATACGGATAAGCTGCCGCATTTTTTTGATTCGCACTTTGGCGGCAACTGGGGAACGGCTTATAAAGGGTACCGGATAGTAGAAATAAACCAAGCTAACCAGATTTATACGTATCAGGTTAATGCCAGTCAAAATCCTACGCTTAACGCAAATAAAATTTAA
- a CDS encoding cyclase family protein — MKQNQALTLAGTHLRKNITLFLACSSLLLTGCRRPSGFPEGEWIDLSYDLSAQTITWPTSEPFRLDTVSAGITEKGYYYSAYNFCASEHGGTHLDAPIHFAQNRKSVDQLSLNQLTGPAIKIDVSGRAAQNRDYQVRVADILNWEKEHGQIPDNSMVLLQTGYGQYWPNPLKYLGTEKRGTAGVQALRFPGLAPETAAWLIKNRRIKAIGIDTASIDYGQSQVYGSHITLMQQDIPAFENVANLEKVPVIGAQIIALPMKIKGGSGGPLRIVAFVPNTSQSD, encoded by the coding sequence ATGAAACAAAATCAAGCACTTACACTTGCCGGCACGCACTTACGAAAAAATATTACTTTATTTCTTGCCTGCTCAAGTTTACTATTAACAGGTTGCCGCCGACCGTCGGGTTTTCCTGAAGGCGAATGGATAGACTTATCTTACGATTTATCTGCTCAAACAATTACCTGGCCTACTTCCGAACCTTTCCGGCTAGATACTGTTTCGGCGGGTATCACGGAAAAAGGATATTATTATTCCGCTTATAATTTTTGTGCTTCCGAACACGGTGGCACGCACCTTGATGCGCCCATCCATTTTGCCCAGAACCGAAAATCAGTTGATCAGCTTTCGTTAAACCAGCTAACCGGGCCTGCTATTAAGATTGATGTAAGCGGTCGGGCCGCCCAGAACCGCGATTATCAGGTGCGGGTGGCTGATATTTTGAACTGGGAAAAGGAGCACGGGCAAATTCCGGATAACAGTATGGTGCTGTTACAAACCGGCTATGGACAATACTGGCCGAATCCTTTAAAATATTTAGGAACCGAAAAGCGGGGAACAGCAGGGGTGCAAGCATTGCGTTTTCCCGGTCTGGCACCGGAAACGGCTGCCTGGTTAATAAAAAATCGCAGAATTAAAGCTATCGGAATTGATACCGCGAGTATAGATTACGGGCAATCGCAAGTCTATGGCAGCCACATAACCCTTATGCAGCAAGATATCCCGGCTTTCGAAAACGTAGCTAATTTAGAGAAAGTGCCGGTTATTGGGGCTCAAATAATTGCTTTGCCCATGAAGATCAAAGGGGGTAGTGGTGGCCCTTTGCGCATTGTTGCTTTTGTGCCAAATACTAGTCAGTCCGATTAG